One genomic window of Candidatus Kuenenia stuttgartiensis includes the following:
- a CDS encoding caspase family protein — MAISRQAILIGSPSVKPELPGVTTDMGNIKQFLLSNKGGAWRADEIVTLSDPSSAAVDAQIESARYKDYVFISCSGHGEHRVGKGLDETVMYVKENETVSISSINPRNKRHLVIVDVCRKLIRVETMEETRAAMKAFMKSAAIPIDYRKIFDDAVMANPEGRIVAYSCDINQSAGDDGSGGVFTQELLAAPKYFSPTNNNQYGIVKINAAFDQAKTMTYAKNAPQSPVFNAGRRMDFYPFAIV, encoded by the coding sequence ATGGCGATATCGAGACAAGCAATACTAATTGGATCCCCAAGCGTAAAACCGGAACTTCCTGGCGTGACCACTGATATGGGGAATATTAAACAGTTTTTATTGTCGAATAAGGGTGGGGCTTGGAGGGCAGACGAAATAGTAACCCTTTCAGATCCCAGTTCCGCCGCTGTGGATGCGCAAATCGAATCGGCTAGGTACAAAGATTATGTTTTTATTTCTTGCTCTGGGCATGGTGAGCATCGTGTCGGAAAAGGTCTTGATGAAACGGTAATGTATGTAAAAGAAAATGAGACTGTTTCGATTAGCAGTATAAATCCTAGAAACAAACGTCACTTGGTCATAGTCGATGTGTGTCGAAAATTAATTAGAGTCGAGACAATGGAAGAAACGAGAGCCGCAATGAAGGCATTTATGAAAAGTGCGGCCATACCCATAGATTATAGAAAAATATTCGATGACGCAGTAATGGCTAACCCTGAAGGTCGTATTGTTGCATATTCATGTGATATCAACCAATCTGCTGGTGACGACGGCAGTGGCGGTGTTTTTACTCAAGAGTTGTTAGCTGCCCCGAAATATTTTTCGCCTACAAACAACAATCAATATGGCATTGTCAAAATAAATGCAGCTTTTGATCAGGCAAAAACAATGACATACGCAAAAAATGCACCTCAAAGCCCTGTATTTAATGCTGGGAGACGTATGGACTTTTACCCATTTGCTATTGTTTAA